The candidate division WOR-3 bacterium genome has a window encoding:
- a CDS encoding PAS domain S-box protein: MTNFKNEGRKSRDKEDQYKVAFETAATSIVIIENDMTISLINKEFERLSGFKREEIEGKKKWTEFVARKEDLERMKRYHIDRRKDPNSVPKNYEFKFIDRYGKLKDVYISVDIIPGTDKSVASLLDITERKEREEEYKSLINGMNETAFVINFDGKFIEVNDRALEVLEYSREEFLKMGPTDIDAHLSKEEIENLIKGMRKGEKQVFSTLHRTKKGKIIPVEISSSLITYKGNPAILSIARDITDREKAEKALRESEERFQTVIENMPYGVCLHNIEGEVLLVNNAFCELSGYKREELLKMRIKDFDPESETRKDKKRFWLKLGKGEFARLESTLYRKDGSSFPAEICISAISLRGEKMILGIVQNIKERKEAIEKLKESEEKYRNLYESLVDAFVRFDMEGNIIEFNKTYLEMLGYSEEEIKKMKNTDLTPSKWHKMEKEIIKEQIIKKGYSEVYEKEYIRKGGEIFPVELRAFLIRNNDGTPNSIWAIVRDITERKELEKELRKIERLESLGVLAGGIAHDFNNLLTGILGNLSLAEIKEEGGEDIKELLEEAKDAALQAKELTQQLLTFSKGGEPIKGEVSIEEIIRKTAEFALRGSNVKCSYDFPKGLWKVEVDKGQIAQVIENLTINAKQAMPEGGEIKIKAENLILENSQPIPLKKGKYIKITFMDEGVGIPEENLPRIFDPFFTTKKRGSGLGLAIVHSIIQKHNGFITVDSKLKSGTTFFIYLPAMEKKLEEIVKEEIRIDSTLKGKGKILVMDDEETVRNTIKGILKTLGYSVLLTKNGEEAIRKYKEAIKKKEPFDAVILI, encoded by the coding sequence ATGACAAATTTTAAAAATGAGGGGAGAAAATCGCGAGATAAAGAAGATCAATATAAAGTAGCTTTTGAGACTGCGGCAACGAGTATTGTAATAATAGAAAATGATATGACAATATCCCTAATAAATAAGGAATTTGAACGTCTCTCAGGGTTCAAAAGAGAAGAAATAGAAGGAAAGAAAAAGTGGACCGAGTTTGTTGCAAGAAAAGAAGATTTGGAGAGGATGAAGAGATACCATATAGATAGGAGAAAAGACCCGAATTCTGTTCCAAAAAATTATGAATTTAAATTTATTGATAGATATGGTAAGCTGAAAGACGTTTATATTTCTGTAGACATTATTCCTGGAACAGATAAAAGTGTGGCTTCTTTATTAGACATTACAGAAAGAAAAGAAAGGGAAGAAGAATATAAAAGTTTAATCAATGGAATGAATGAAACTGCTTTTGTAATTAATTTTGATGGTAAATTTATAGAAGTTAACGATAGAGCTTTAGAAGTCTTAGAATACTCAAGAGAAGAATTTTTAAAAATGGGGCCAACTGATATTGATGCTCACCTATCTAAAGAAGAAATAGAAAATCTTATAAAAGGAATGAGAAAAGGAGAAAAGCAAGTTTTTTCTACTCTTCATAGAACAAAAAAAGGAAAGATAATTCCTGTGGAAATTAGTTCGAGTTTAATAACTTATAAGGGTAATCCTGCGATCTTAAGTATTGCAAGAGATATAACAGATAGAGAAAAGGCAGAAAAGGCATTGAGAGAAAGTGAGGAAAGGTTCCAAACAGTAATAGAAAATATGCCATACGGTGTATGTTTACATAACATTGAGGGAGAAGTCTTGCTTGTAAATAATGCGTTTTGTGAACTTTCTGGATACAAAAGAGAAGAACTCCTAAAAATGAGAATAAAAGACTTTGATCCTGAAAGCGAGACAAGAAAAGATAAAAAAAGGTTCTGGCTTAAATTAGGGAAAGGAGAATTTGCCAGATTAGAATCCACTCTCTATCGAAAGGATGGATCTTCTTTCCCTGCAGAGATATGTATTAGTGCAATCTCCTTAAGAGGGGAAAAAATGATCTTGGGAATTGTTCAAAATATAAAAGAAAGAAAAGAAGCGATTGAGAAGCTTAAGGAAAGCGAAGAAAAATATAGAAATCTATATGAAAGTTTAGTAGATGCTTTTGTTAGATTTGACATGGAAGGTAATATAATTGAATTTAATAAGACTTACTTAGAAATGCTTGGATATTCTGAAGAGGAAATAAAAAAAATGAAAAATACAGATTTAACTCCTTCAAAATGGCATAAAATGGAGAAAGAGATAATAAAAGAGCAAATTATAAAAAAGGGTTACTCGGAAGTTTATGAGAAGGAGTACATTAGAAAAGGTGGGGAGATTTTCCCTGTAGAATTAAGAGCTTTTTTAATCCGCAATAATGATGGAACCCCTAATAGTATTTGGGCGATTGTTAGAGACATAACTGAGCGAAAAGAGTTAGAGAAAGAGTTAAGGAAGATAGAGAGACTTGAATCTTTAGGGGTCCTTGCCGGTGGAATTGCTCATGATTTTAACAACCTCCTTACAGGAATTCTTGGTAATTTATCTCTTGCTGAAATAAAAGAAGAAGGAGGAGAAGACATAAAAGAGCTATTAGAAGAAGCAAAAGATGCTGCTCTTCAAGCAAAGGAGTTAACCCAGCAACTTTTAACTTTTTCAAAGGGTGGTGAGCCAATAAAAGGGGAAGTTTCAATAGAGGAGATAATAAGAAAAACAGCAGAATTTGCCCTTAGAGGTTCAAATGTTAAGTGTTCATATGATTTTCCAAAAGGTCTTTGGAAGGTGGAAGTGGATAAGGGTCAAATAGCCCAGGTAATAGAGAATCTTACAATAAATGCAAAACAGGCGATGCCCGAGGGGGGAGAAATAAAAATTAAAGCTGAGAATCTAATACTTGAAAATTCGCAACCCATCCCTTTAAAAAAGGGTAAGTACATAAAAATTACATTTATGGATGAAGGAGTAGGAATTCCTGAGGAGAATTTACCTCGTATATTTGATCCTTTCTTTACCACTAAAAAAAGAGGTAGTGGGCTTGGTCTTGCAATTGTCCATTCTATTATTCAAAAACATAATGGATTTATTACTGTTGATTCTAAATTAAAAAGTGGGACTACCTTCTTTATTTACCTCCCAGCAATGGAAAAGAAACTTGAAGAAATAGTGAAAGAAGAAATAAGAATTGATTCCACTCTTAAAGGAAAAGGCAAAATTCTTGTTATGGATGATGAAGAAACCGTTCGAAATACAATTAAGGGAATCCTTAAAACTCTTGGATATTCTGTTCTCTTAACTAAAAACGGGGAAGAGGCTATAAGAAAATATAAAGAAGCCATTAAGAAAAAAGAGCCATTTGATGCTGTTATTCTTATCTAA
- a CDS encoding polyphenol oxidase family protein: MNKDTKSWQKRVEGEKEWYEFYFEPKVKVIQGTKYFNPLDFIKCKTVGLIQIHSAIIHKASFGVKLVGDGLFTQEKNVGLYVRTADCLPLTFYHKQKELLGLLHIGWRGTVLEFPKNFVLKMKEIYGIKPLEWEVVLGYCIKWEDYEVSEEIANLFNKFGSPCVYFKDGKYFLSLKEANINILKNLGIERIYLFPEIESPYELFYSYRKGDKERNITLTLIES; the protein is encoded by the coding sequence ATGAATAAAGATACCAAATCTTGGCAGAAAAGAGTTGAAGGCGAAAAAGAATGGTATGAATTTTATTTTGAACCAAAAGTAAAAGTGATTCAGGGAACAAAATATTTTAATCCTCTTGATTTTATAAAATGTAAAACTGTAGGTCTTATTCAAATTCACTCTGCAATAATTCATAAGGCAAGTTTTGGAGTAAAATTGGTTGGAGATGGGCTTTTCACCCAAGAGAAAAATGTAGGTTTGTATGTTAGAACGGCAGATTGTCTTCCACTAACCTTTTACCATAAACAGAAAGAACTTCTTGGACTTCTTCATATTGGTTGGAGGGGAACAGTTCTTGAATTTCCGAAAAATTTTGTGTTAAAAATGAAGGAAATTTATGGGATAAAACCTCTTGAGTGGGAAGTTGTGCTTGGTTATTGCATAAAATGGGAAGACTACGAAGTTAGTGAAGAGATTGCAAATCTCTTCAATAAATTTGGCTCACCTTGTGTTTATTTTAAAGACGGCAAATATTTTCTCTCTCTTAAGGAAGCAAACATCAATATTTTAAAAAATTTAGGAATTGAGAGAATTTATCTTTTTCCAGAGATAGAATCCCCTTATGAATTATTTTATTCTTATAGGAAAGGCGATAAAGAGAGAAATATCACGTTGAC
- the wecB gene encoding UDP-N-acetylglucosamine 2-epimerase (non-hydrolyzing): protein MYKIGLLVGTRPDAIKMAPLAMVLKKTRVFSPFVIASAQHRELLDQVIHLFGLKVDVDFNLMKEDQDLFYITGSLLKKMKNILEKENLDLLLVQGDTTTSFVAALSAFYKKIPIGHIEAGLRTFDKYQPFPEEINRIFIDNISDLLFAPTDWAKENLIKSGIPIDKIYVTGNTGIDALFWVIKNTKPDKKIEELVENKKKVILFTCHRRESFGSPMEEIFEAVREIAKRKDTLIVYPVHPNPNVKEKAKRILGGVSNIKLIKPLSYENLAFLLSKAYLALTDSGGIQEEAPSFGVPVFVLRNKTERPEGIECGVAKLLGTNKHKILEEVTKILDNEEERKKMSKKKNPYGDGKASVRILKILKEFFG from the coding sequence ATGTATAAAATTGGGTTACTTGTTGGGACAAGACCTGATGCAATAAAGATGGCACCTTTGGCAATGGTTTTGAAGAAAACAAGGGTTTTTTCTCCGTTTGTTATTGCAAGTGCTCAACATAGGGAATTATTAGATCAAGTTATACATCTTTTTGGTCTAAAAGTAGATGTAGATTTTAATTTGATGAAGGAAGATCAAGATCTTTTTTATATCACAGGAAGCTTACTTAAAAAAATGAAAAACATTTTAGAAAAAGAAAATTTAGATCTTCTTTTAGTCCAAGGTGATACAACCACAAGTTTTGTGGCTGCTCTATCTGCTTTTTACAAGAAGATCCCTATAGGCCATATTGAGGCAGGGTTAAGAACCTTTGATAAATATCAACCCTTTCCGGAGGAGATAAATAGGATTTTTATTGATAATATTAGTGATCTTTTGTTTGCTCCAACGGATTGGGCGAAAGAGAATTTAATAAAAAGTGGGATACCAATAGATAAAATATATGTGACCGGAAATACAGGAATTGATGCGCTTTTTTGGGTTATTAAAAACACAAAACCAGACAAAAAGATTGAAGAATTAGTTGAAAATAAAAAGAAGGTAATCTTATTTACCTGTCACAGAAGAGAAAGCTTTGGAAGCCCAATGGAGGAGATATTTGAAGCTGTTAGGGAAATAGCAAAAAGGAAGGATACTTTAATTGTTTATCCTGTTCATCCTAATCCCAATGTTAAAGAAAAAGCCAAACGGATCTTAGGAGGGGTTTCTAATATAAAATTAATTAAGCCTCTTAGTTATGAAAATTTGGCGTTTCTTTTATCAAAGGCTTATCTTGCCTTAACAGACTCGGGTGGAATTCAAGAAGAGGCTCCTTCTTTTGGGGTTCCTGTTTTTGTATTAAGGAATAAAACAGAACGTCCAGAGGGAATTGAGTGTGGTGTAGCGAAGCTATTGGGGACAAATAAACACAAAATTCTTGAAGAGGTTACAAAGATATTAGATAATGAAGAGGAGCGAAAGAAAATGAGTAAGAAAAAAAATCCCTATGGTGATGGGAAGGCGAGTGTTAGAATTTTAAAAATACTTAAAGAGTTCTTTGGATAG
- a CDS encoding glycosyltransferase family 4 protein: protein MRILLNGMYFYPEVGGMEVHMLNLAIEFLRLGDRVEVVTSNSAKMGEKEVYKGILIIRTPFFGKNLLGWILTTLFSIPVFLKRSKKADIVHGHDIASILPCMIAKKFKKKPFILTLHSSHFIKLSENFIFKKYFRWGIKGADYVFAASKEIKEIANKLAPEKEVETIVNPVNTEFFSPWAKPIIRRKKGEFLLICPRRLVEKNGVQFLIEAMPKICKDKKVKLVVVGEGPLKDRIEKRIKELKIEKNVFLIGSLPNDKMPGLFVSGDLVVIPSLMEATSIAALEAMSCGKPVAASRVGGLVELIDEKVGFLMEPKNPEDIARKINLAFNNVNLLKKKGELARKKVISNWGLDKLVERHREVYLSFLKLSH, encoded by the coding sequence ATGAGAATTCTTCTTAATGGAATGTATTTTTATCCAGAAGTTGGAGGAATGGAAGTTCATATGTTGAATCTTGCTATTGAGTTTTTAAGACTTGGAGATAGGGTGGAAGTGGTTACATCTAATTCTGCCAAAATGGGTGAAAAAGAGGTTTATAAAGGTATTCTTATAATAAGAACCCCTTTTTTCGGTAAAAATTTACTTGGATGGATTTTAACGACCTTATTTTCTATCCCTGTTTTTTTAAAAAGGTCCAAAAAGGCAGATATTGTTCATGGTCATGACATTGCTTCAATACTTCCGTGTATGATTGCAAAAAAATTCAAAAAGAAGCCTTTTATTCTTACATTACATAGTTCTCACTTCATAAAACTTTCAGAAAATTTCATATTTAAAAAATATTTTAGGTGGGGCATAAAAGGTGCTGATTACGTTTTTGCTGCAAGTAAGGAAATAAAAGAGATTGCAAATAAATTGGCGCCAGAAAAAGAAGTAGAAACCATTGTTAACCCTGTTAATACAGAGTTTTTTTCTCCTTGGGCAAAGCCAATTATTAGGAGAAAAAAGGGAGAATTTTTATTAATTTGTCCACGTCGGCTTGTTGAAAAAAATGGGGTTCAATTTTTAATTGAAGCAATGCCTAAAATCTGTAAAGACAAAAAAGTAAAATTAGTAGTGGTTGGAGAGGGACCATTAAAGGATAGAATAGAGAAAAGAATAAAAGAACTTAAAATAGAAAAGAATGTTTTTCTTATAGGAAGTTTACCTAACGACAAAATGCCAGGTCTATTTGTAAGCGGAGATTTAGTGGTAATTCCTTCTCTTATGGAAGCAACTTCTATAGCAGCTCTTGAGGCAATGTCTTGTGGAAAGCCAGTAGCCGCAAGTAGAGTAGGTGGTTTGGTTGAGCTAATAGATGAAAAAGTAGGATTCTTAATGGAACCTAAGAATCCAGAAGATATAGCGAGAAAAATAAATCTTGCTTTTAATAATGTTAATTTACTGAAAAAGAAAGGAGAATTAGCAAGAAAAAAAGTCATTAGTAATTGGGGGTTAGATAAACTTGTGGAGAGACATAGAGAAGTTTATCTTTCTTTCTTAAAATTATCCCATTGA